The Geobacter sp. sequence AGAATCGCGCACAACGCACCATACCGCACGGTTCAAGCTTTCGAGCATCCGCAGTGAGGAGGGGGAATGAACGGGATGAACTGTCCACGCAACCCGGTTTCTCAGCTTGTAATCATGGGGCTGACAGTGGTGTTGGCGCTGCTGCAGGCCTCCGAGGCCAGGGCTACGTTCGGCTGCCAGGACTGCCACGGAACCAGAAGCCCGACTGATTTTCGACCGCTCGACTCGCCAAATCGCGCTATTTTCACCGGCGGCTTTCAGGGAAATCACCGATCCCACGTGGCCAATGCCCTTTCACCCTCCGGCTGTAACCGGTGTCACCCCGGCAGCTCCGACTACACCGTCGGCCACCGGGATGGCATGATCAAGCTCTCCGCCAACATCAACAGCTCACCCCTGCAGGCACTCTACAAAAACGCCACCTCCGCTTTCCCCCAAACCCCGACTCCGCTTCTGGGGAGCTGCACCAACGCCAATTGCCACTTCGAGAAAACAACGCCCGTCTGGGGATCCGCAGACTTTGTCTACCCCGGCGACTGCCTCGGCTCCTGCCATGCGTCTCCTCCTGCCGGCGGCACCGGCGGCGCGGCCGGCAGCCACGCTACCCACAATACCTTTTTCTCCGGCCTGACCAACTGCGCCCTCTGCCATGCAAACCACGTCGTCGAGCCGGCCCCCTTCGCCCATGCCTCAAGTGCGGCCAACCGGGGTCTGCTGGTCAGATCCAGCAGCCCGTTCTTCGGCAGCTACGGGCGGTATTCCGCCAATACCAGGGACTTTCTCCCGAGCCAGGTAAACCAGTTCGGCACATGCACCACTGTTTACTGTCACAGTACCGTCCAGGGGGTCACCAATCCGACCCAGCCTCCGGCGACGCTCTATGCGCCGACCTGGGGAGAAACCTTCGCCGACAGCATCTGTGCCGGCACCAAGGGGTGTCACGGCGTCGGGTTTGCCCATCCCGACGATGCAGCGATACCCGACGACCAGGTACGTTTCAGAAAACTCCAGTCGGGAAGCCACGAGCGCCACCTCGCCTATCGCTTCAATGAATCGGGGAACTGCCAGGCCTGCCACTACAACTTCACCGGCAGCGGCGTCGGTTGCTCCGGGTGTCACACGATCCACGGCCCGTTCAAAAACCACATCGACCAGATCATCGGGGTAACCTTCGATCCCGGCAACTCCCTGTTCAGCGAAGGGACCGCCATCTATACCGGCGACACGGTGCCAGGAACGCCCTATGGCTCCTGCAACAGCCTCTTCTGCCACAGTGACGGCACTGCCATCTCCACCGGCGTGCTGAACTCATACTCATCCATTGCCTGGGGGTCCGGCGCCCTCACCTGTACGGGATGCCACGGTTATCCGCCCCTCTACGCCAGTGGCAGTCCCAAGGCCAACAGCCACCAGGCCCACAACGGCTACAGCTGCGACAAATGCCATTACAGCACCACCACCAACGGCAGCGCCATCACCACTTCGCGCTACCATGTCAACAGGGCGTACACGGTCGACGCCGGAACTGGCATCACCTTCACCTACTCCTTCGCCACCTCCGGCGGCACCTGCACCAACATCAGCTGCCATCACAGCGGCAATGCCGTCTGGGGTACCGCTCTTGCCTGCAACGGCTGCCACGACGCGCCACCGGCCACGGCATCGCACGCCATCCACTTTGGCGGCAGCGTCGCACAGGCAGGCTATGGCGACGTCAGGATCGCCGCGGATTTCGGCGCCTCATCCAGCGCCTACATCATGAATTGCGGCAACTGTCACCCCATGGATGCGGCACGGCATGCCAACGGCGTGGTCGAGGTAGAACTCTACAATGCCAGCGCCCCGCAGGGATCGCTCAAGGCGCTGAACCTGTCGTCCGCCGTCTACACCAACGGGACCACCGTGCACCTGGATAGCCGCGGCTTCCCCTACAGCTACGGCACCTGCGGCAACGTCTATTGCCACAGCTACACCGACTGGACAACACCGGGTGGGGTCCTGACCCCGTATACCAGCAGCACCAGGCTTCCAACCAACCTGGTCGTCACCACGCACTACAAAACGGTTGCCTGGGGTGGCCCTGCGCTCGGTTGCGCCGGCTGCCACGCCAACCCACCCACGACCTCTGCACCGACCAATGCCGGCGGTTCCGGCAACAGCCACTCCTGGATAGATGCATCCGGTTACGAGAACCTCCACAACTACAATCACAGCTGGCAGCCGATCAGTTGCACCTACTGCCACTATGGGACCGTCACTGCAGTGAACAGCTGGACCCGCACGGCCAAAGACGTTGCCACCCTCAGCGACGTACCGATCGCCAACCATGCCAAGCATGTGAACGGCATCAAGGATGTGACCTTCAACTCCGCCAGGCTCTTCAACTATTCCACCTCGTCCTATGGCGTCGTTTCCATCAACCTGGGCACCTCAGGCTACGAGCCGACTACGCAGACCTGCACCAACGTGACCTGTCACATGCCACTAAACAGCGCCTGCGGTGGGCAGACAAGCGTGAAATGGGGCATCCCCTATCGCTACAGCAGCTCCGAATGCTACCGCTGCCACCAGTATGGGACTGTTTGCCCCTAGCAAAACGGTCAGATCCACTGCCGGGAACCCTCCCGATCAAAAGCCCGTCGGATTCCGGCGGGCTTTCCTTTTTCACACTCGGCACCGGCAAACGCCCATTGCAGGGGAAGCTGCTGCTCCTGGTTGACGTGCGCGGAGAAATAGGCGAATATCTGCTCCTTACAGTCCGCACCTGAAGGAGTAACCGTGGCACTTCTCACCATGCGCAACATCAGCCTGGCTTTCGGCGGTCCGCCGCTTCTGGACGGGGTCACCCTGCAGCTTGATGCCGGCGACCGGCTCTGCCTTCTCGGCCGCAACGGCAGCGGCAAATCGACCCTGATGAAGCTGATCAGCGGCGAACTCAGCCCCGAGGCAGGCGAGATCGTCCGCCAGCAGGGGCTCAAGGTAGCGCTCGTCTCCCAGGAGGTCCCCCAGGGGCTGGACGGCACGGTATTCGACGTGGTTGCGGCAGGGATGGGGGACGCCACCTCTCTTCTGGCCGAATACCACCACGTAAGCCATTGCCTGGCGACGGACGGCGATGAAGGGCTGCTGGAGCGGCTGGCTGAGCTGCAGAAGAGGCTGGAGGAGAGCGGCGGCTGGCGGCTGCACCAAGAGGTGGAACGGATCCTGGGGAGGCTCTCCCTCGACCCGGAGGCCCCCTTCGCCACCCTCTCCGGCGGCACCAAGCGCCGGGTGCTGCTCGCTCGCGCGCTGGTGGCGGCGCCGGACATTCTGCTCCTGGACGAGCCAACCAACCACCTGGACATCGATACCATCGTCTGGCTGGAAGAATTCCTGGTCCGCCAGGTGACGACCTTCCTCTTTGTCACCCACGACCGTGCCTTTGCCCGCCGGCTGGCGAACCGGATCGCCGAGCTCGACCGCGGCAGACTCTACGCCTTTTCCTGCGGCTACGACGCCTTTGTGGAAAAGCGCGAGGAGCTGCTCGCCGCCGAGGTCACCCGGCAGGCGCTGTTCGACAAGAAGCTGGCACAGGAAGAGGTATGGGTCAGGCAGGGGATCAAGGCGAGGCGTACCCGCAACGAAGGGCGCGTCAGGGCGCTGAAGCGGATGCGTGAAGAACGGCTCCAGAGGCGGGAGCGCCAGGGGGCGGTGAAAATGCAGCTGCAGGAAGCGGAACGCTCCGGCCGGCTGGTGGTGGAGGCGGAAGGAGCCTCCTTTGCCTATGACGGCCGGCCGATCATCGACTCCCTCACCACCACCATTGTCAGGGGGGACCGGGTCGGGATCATCGGCCCCAACGGCTCGGGCAAGACCACCCTGCTCAGGCTCCTTTTGGGGGAGCTAGCGCCGCAGCAGGGAGAGGTCAGGCTCGGCAGCCGTCGCGAGGTGATCTACTTCGACCAGATGCGGGAGCAGCTCGACCCGGACAAAAGCGTCCAGGAGAACGTGGGGGAAGGGAACGACACCCTGGTCGTTGGCGGCAAGCCGCGCCACATCATCGGCTACCTGCAGGATTTTCTCTTCACCCCGGAGCGGGCCAGGTCGCCGGTCAGGATCCTCTCCGGCGGCGAGCGGAACCGGCTGCTTTTGGCCAAGCTCTTCACCAGGCCCTCAAACGTGCTGGTCATGGACGAACCGACCAACGACCTGGATGCCGAAACCCTGGAACTCCTGGAGGACCTGCTGCTGGAATACTCCGGAACCCTGCTGCTGGTGAGCCACGACCGGGAGTTTCTCAACAACGTGGTGACCAGTACCCTGGTCATGGGGGGTGGCGGAACGGTGCGGGAATATGTGGGAGGGTACGACGACTGGCTCCGGCAGGCGGCTGCCGAACCGGCGTTGATACCGGCAACGACGGCGGAGGGGGTCAAAAAGCCCGGCACGGAGAAATCGGAGAGGCCGGCAAAGGCTGCCGACCGCCCCCGCAAGCTCACCTTCAAGGAAGAGCGTGAGCTTGAGGGGCTGCCGGACCGGATTGCCGCGCTGGAAGAGGAGCAGGAAGGGCTGCACCGGACCCTGGCCGATCCGGCATTCTACCGGACCGCCGGTAACGAGGTGGCAACCCTCAATGCCAGGCTGGCGACCGTCGAAGAGGAACTGGCAGCGGTCTACCAGCGCTGGGAGGAGCTGGAAAGCCTGCGGGGCTAGTTGCCTTCCTTGATGCCGTTAACCTGCCCGATGAGCTCTTCGGTGACGTCAACACTCTCCACGCTGCCACTCTGGTACAGGAGATCCTTCTTCACCACGATGGCCGCATAACCGGCCTTTGTACCGTAAGCAGCGGCAGCCTGCTCGATCTTTTTGAGCAGCTTGGTGGTCATCTCCTCCTGCACCTTCATCAGCTCCTTTTCGCCACTCTGCGCCTGCTTGCGAAATGCCTCCACCTTTTTCTCAAACTCCCGCCCCTTGGCGGCACGCTGTTCCGGCAACAGGGACGAAAGCTTTGCCTCGATGGCAGCCTTCTGCTTCTCCAGCTGTTTCTGCTTGGCAGCAAGCTGGGCCTTGAACTTGTCCAGCCGCTCCATGAGCTTTACCTGGATCGCCTTCCCTTCCTCGGACTCCTTGCCGACCCTGACGATATCGACAACGCCGATGCGAAACCGCGGCGCCGGCGCCGGAGTAACGACCTCCTTCAGCTCGGTTGCCGGAGCAGGCGTAACTGCAGGCGCCACGGCAGGGGCAACCTCGGCAGCCGGAGAAGCTGCGGGAAGCGGTCCGGAAGCGGGGGCGGCCACGGCCAGCAGCGGCAGCGCACTGAGACAGGCAGCGGCAACGGAAATGCGCACAAACGACAGCATGTGGGACATTGATCTAACCTCGTAGTTGTGGGATCTGTAGAGTCAGGCAGAGGATAGCGCGTTTTCCCCTCCGGGGCAACCAGAGTTTCCCGCGGCCCGGCACCCGGCAGATCGATCTGCCGTCACCCTGTTTGGGCGGCCTGCGCAGCACAAGGGTTTGACTTATCCCCCTGCACAGCTATCCTTGTAGCAGGAGCGACTGCCTCCTGGAGAGGAGTCTCTTCGGTGAACATCCCGAATCTGCTTACGATCCTCCGCATCCTGCTGGTGCCGGTCATCATTCTCCTGATCCTGCGCGACCGTTATCAGGCAGCCATGTGGCTCCTGCTCGGCGCCGGGGTCACCGACGCCCTGGACGGCTTCATTGCCCGTCGCTTCAACCAGCTGACCCACCTCGGGGCAATCCTCGACCCGCTGGCCGACAAGACCCTCGTCGTTGCCACGTTTCTCGTCCTTGCCGGAACAGGGCTGGTCCCCTGGTGGCTGGCCGCGGCCGTGGTCCTACGCGACCTGGTCATCCTCTGCGGCGCCGCTGCCTGGTACCGGAAGGCCGGCTGCCTGGAGATCGATCCGAGCTGGCTGAGCAAGGCCAACACCTTCTGCCAGATCAGCCTCCTCTACCTGGTCATCGGCGCCCACGCCGGAGTGACCGCCATCATCCCCTGGCTGCCACTCTTCTTCAGCTTCACCTTCAGCACCACCCTCTTTTCCGGGCTTCACTACGTGGTCATCTGGGGACGGCGGGCACAGCGGCTCTGAGAGTACAGTAGTTTATTCCAGGCAGCTGTTCTTCTCGAACATACCGGTGCACTCGATCTGTTCGGTGATCTTGCGGAAATGGAAGCCATAGATGGCCAGGGTGATGGCCAGGGGGAAGAGCCGCGGCCGCCGGACAAGGGACCAGAAAAAGAGCTTCCAGTACTGGAACCGCTCCCGCCCCACCAGACCGAGCATCACCATGGAGGCGATCAGCGCCCGGACCTGGCTCGCCTTCAGACTGTGCCGCTCCCGCTTGAGGGGGCGGTATTCACTCAGAAAGGTGCGCAGCCGACGGTAGTAGTTCTTGGGGGCATAGATGGTGCTGAGGATCGTCCGGTAGCCGTCGACCAGGTCATCCACCCGCATGCGCGGGACGAAGTTGAGGGCGATGGCGGTATTGTTCCCCGAGGCATCGTGGAGAAGCCGCCCTTCCTCGGCCAGGCGGCGATGGAGCCGGGTGCCCCGCAGGGCGGTGAGCATGCCGACCATGGCGGTGACGATGCCGCTCTCCTGGATGAACCTGATCTGCCGCTCGAAGATGGACGGGGGATCGCTGTCGAAACCGACGATGAAACCGCCCTGCACCTGCAGTCCGGCCCGCTGGATCCGGCGGATGCTGGCGATCAGGTCGCGGTTCCGGTTCTGGGCCTTGCCCGTCTCGGCCAGCCCCTCGTCATGGGGGGTCTCGATCCCGATGAAGACCTCCTCGAAACCGGCCCGCACCATCAGCTCCAACAGCTCGGCGTCGTCGGCCAGGTTGATGGAGGCCTCGGTAAAGAAGGAGAACGGCTGCCGCCGCTCCTCCATCCAGGCGATCAGGGCTGGCAGGGTCTCCTGCTTCAGTTTCTGCCGGTCGCCGATGAAATTGTCGTCGACAAAGAAGACCCCTCCGCGCCATCCCCGCCGGTAGAGGGCCTCCAGCTCGTCAAGCAGCTGCTGCCGCGTCTTGGTGCGCGGGACGCGGCCGAACAGCTGGGTGATGTCGCAGAACTCGCAGTCAAAGGGGCAGCCGCGGGAATATTGGATATTCATGGCGGCATAGTCGCGCGGATCGATCAGGTCCCAGCGGGGAACGGGCGTCTCCTTCAGCTCGGCCCATCCCTTTGCAGCGTAGAGGCGACGGGCGACACCGGCCTGCAGATCGGCCAGGAACGGGGCAAGGGAGAGTTCGGCCTCCCCCAGCACCAGGTGGTCCGCCTCGGGGAAATCGGCAGGAGCCGTGGTAAAGAGGGGACCACCGGCAACGGCGCGTACCCCCAGCTGCCGGCAACGGTCGAGCACCTGCCGGGCCGACTCCTGCTGGATGGTCATGGCGCTGACCATGACCAGGTCGGCCCAAAGGATATCGTCGTCGGCAAGGAGGCGGACGTTCAGGTCAACCAGGCGGGCAGGCCATCCGGCAGGGAAGAGGGCCGCAACGGTCAACAGCCCCAGCGGTGGGAAGGCGGCACTCTTGTCGAGGAACCTGAGGGCGTGGCGGAAACTCCAGAAGGTATCGGGGTAACGGGGGTAGACGAGGAGGACATTCATGGGAAACCTCCTGTACCGGATAGTCAGATTCGGTACTTTTCCATTGTATCCCCGCTACCGTTCATGTCAGGTAAAACAAATGTAAAAATGGCGGGAACTGAACAACATCGCTGCGGTATGGACGCTTTTCAGCTGAATCCGTCTTGACCAATGGCGCCAATCTGTTTAATTTAAACGGGAAACATTCACGAACAAGCATCGAATCCAGCGAGAACAATGAAAGGCCCGACATGGAAACCCCTTTGATCCGCAACCAGTTTGCCAGCGACAACTATGCAGGGATCTGCGCCGAGGCATGGGAGGCGATGGCCGCCGCCAACCAGGGCTATGCCACCTCCTATGGCGACGACCCCTGGACGGAACGGGCCTGCAGGCTGATCCGCGACCTGTTCGAGACCGACTGCGAGGTCTTTTTCGTCTTCAACGGCACCGCGGCCAACTCCCTGGCCCTGGCCTCCCTCTGCCACTCCTACAACAGCATCATCTGCCACGAGATGGCTCACGTGGAGACCGACGAGTGCGGGGCGTCCGAGTTCTTTTCCAACGGCACCAAGGTCCTGCTGGTCCCCGGCGCCGGGGGCAAGGTTGACCTGGACGCGGTGGAGCACACCGTCAAGCGGCGCACCGACATCCACTACCCCAAGCCGCGGGTCCTGAGCATCACCCAGGCCACGGAGCTCGGCACCGTCTACTCGGTGGACGAACTGCAAAAGGTGGGGGAACTGGCCAGGAGGCTGTCGCTCCGGGTCCACATGGACGGCGCCCGCTTTGCCAACGCCGTCGCCACCCTGGGGGTCCACCCCAGGGAGATCAGCTGGCAGGCCGGGGTGGACGTGCTCTGTTTCGGCGGCGCCAAGAACGGCATGGCGCTCGGCGAGGCGGTCATCTTCTTCAACCGGGAACTGGCCGCGGAGTTCGACTACCGCTGTAAGCAGGCCGGCCAGCTCGCCTCCAAGATGCGCTTTCTCGCCGCCCCCTGGATCGGCATGCTGGAGAGCGGCGCCTGGCTCAGAAACGCCGCCCATGCCAACCGCTGCGCCCGCCTGCTGGAACAGGGGATCGCCGGCCTCCCCGGCATCAGGGTGATGTTCCCCGGCCAGACCAACTCGGTCTTCCTGGAGATGCCCGAACGGGTGGTAACGGAGCTTCGCGCCAAGGGCTGGCACTTCTACACCTTCATCGGCTCGGGCGGAGCGCGCTTCATGTGCTCGTGGGAAACCACCGAAGAGGACGTGGCGGCGCTGGTGGCCGATATCAGGGGACTGGCGGGGTAACGGAGACAGCCCGCCCCGAAGAGATCACCGCTTCTTTTCCGGGCAGGCACACCTGTAGAGATGGCGAAGCTTTTCAGAATATTTTCCGGCATATTTACGCTGGGCATACGGAAGATGCTTTTCCCGCGTGCACAACTCATAAATGACTAACCTGCTGCAGACTAGGTTGATGAGAATGCCGACCGAGAGGCCGAGAGTAAGGCTCATCCAGTTCTTGACCTGACCCGGCCAGAAGTAGTTGATGAACGAATGGCAGATCACAGCCCACATCATGCCGGAGACGATCAGGTAGGCGATGGCCAGGGCCGGGCTGAGGATGTCCTCCTGTTCGGCCCCTTCGATGGTGTAACCGCACATCCGGATGTAGTAGTTCCCCACCAGGTTGTAGATCGAGCCGATGGTGATCGGGATGAACGCGATCAGGCTGACCACGAAGTTCTTCATGGCCTTGGCCCCCCCGGCCAGGGAAAAGTCCAGGTTCGACCCCAGGTAACCGAGAACCGCGCAGACCGCCAGCTGGATGGTCCAGTAGAGCTTGATCTCCTCGGTCAGCTTGGTCATATCCCCGGCCGACTCTCCCCCTCCCCCGCTGACCGCAGCCGGCGGTTCGAACCGCTCCTCTACCCCCAGGAGCTGCAGCGCGCTCGCAAGCGACCTCTGCAAGACCCGGCGGGAATAGACCGTCTGCTCCGCAATGGCATCTGTGGCGTTGGCAGCCCCCTTGATGGCGACGTATTCCAGCTGGTCGCTGTCAAAGACGCTGCAGAGATAGTAGAACTGCCCGATCTCCATCTCCACCAGATCGGCCTTGTCCCAATAGATGGCGAGGTCCCCCGCAAGGGAGAGATCCTGCCCCTGCAGCCGCTTGACACGGGCACCCGGATCGACGGCAAAGCCGTAGTAGAAGTCGGTGGAGATGGCGGTCTTTCGCTCCAGGCCGAGCCCGGCCAGCCTCTCTTCGCCAAAGCGGCAGGAAAGCGGGAACGCGCTCTCGGGCAAGCGGATCGCCGCGCCCCCCAGATAGGCCTTGTCCACCAGGAAGACCTCCCCCGGCCTGACCCCGCGCCCCGGTATGGCGCCGCAGGTCCCGATCAGGACCACCTGCCTGAGGGGAAAACCGTCGATCAGCTCGAACAAAAGCGGCTCAATGCAGCCGGTGCCGATGCCGGACCAGACCAGGGTGAACTCCTCGAATTTCCAGAACCGGTAACAGCGGTATTCGTGGTATGCCGTCTCCGCGCGGGCGCAGACGCTGCGCAGCGCCCAGAGCAGCTCCGTTGTGTCCTCGCCGCAGCAGATGATCATCTTCTCGCTCAGGAGGGTATCGCTCACGCCGGTATTCGGCCTGTCGGGGTTTATCACGCAGGACTCCTTGTCGTTTTTCGGCAGCAGACTGTGCACGAAGCGCCAGAGGTTGCGCTCCACGAGAAGAGTGTAATCAATTCAGACTGCCTGGCAAGCAGTTTCTCGCCACCGGCATGGCAACCCCCCGGAAAATCCGGTTGACATTTACCCTACCGATACGGTAAAGATTAATACATGTGATGCGCGCCATCCGGCGACCGTCACCCACAATCGAATAGCAGACGATTTCTTATCGAGAGCGACCGAGGGACAGGCCCTGTGACGTCGCGGCAACCACCCGCAAGGGAAAGGTGCCAATTCCTGCGGAACCGAACGGTTCCGGGAGATAAGGGAGCGCGGACCTTCAATGTAAAGTCCCCTTCCGCACCCCGGAAGGGGACTTTTTTAATTGGAGGTAGCACCATGCAGATCGCAACAGAAGCAGCACAGATCGGACTCGACTGGGACAGCCGCACCGGCGCGGTCACCGTCCCGATCTACCAGACCGCCACCTTCCGCCACCCCGGCCTGGGGCAGAGCACCGGCTACGACTACAGCCGCTCGGGCAACCCGACCCGCCAGGCACTGGAACAGGGGATCGCCCGCCTGGACAACGGCTGCCGCGGCTTCGCCTACGCCTCGGGCATGGCCGCCATCGCCAGCCTGCTCCTGCTCTTCCGGCAGGGGGACCACCTGGTGGTGACCGAAGACCTCTACGGCGGCACCTACCGCCTCTTCGAGAAGATCTTCAACCAGTACGGGCTGG is a genomic window containing:
- a CDS encoding CxxxxCH/CxxCH domain-containing protein produces the protein MNGMNCPRNPVSQLVIMGLTVVLALLQASEARATFGCQDCHGTRSPTDFRPLDSPNRAIFTGGFQGNHRSHVANALSPSGCNRCHPGSSDYTVGHRDGMIKLSANINSSPLQALYKNATSAFPQTPTPLLGSCTNANCHFEKTTPVWGSADFVYPGDCLGSCHASPPAGGTGGAAGSHATHNTFFSGLTNCALCHANHVVEPAPFAHASSAANRGLLVRSSSPFFGSYGRYSANTRDFLPSQVNQFGTCTTVYCHSTVQGVTNPTQPPATLYAPTWGETFADSICAGTKGCHGVGFAHPDDAAIPDDQVRFRKLQSGSHERHLAYRFNESGNCQACHYNFTGSGVGCSGCHTIHGPFKNHIDQIIGVTFDPGNSLFSEGTAIYTGDTVPGTPYGSCNSLFCHSDGTAISTGVLNSYSSIAWGSGALTCTGCHGYPPLYASGSPKANSHQAHNGYSCDKCHYSTTTNGSAITTSRYHVNRAYTVDAGTGITFTYSFATSGGTCTNISCHHSGNAVWGTALACNGCHDAPPATASHAIHFGGSVAQAGYGDVRIAADFGASSSAYIMNCGNCHPMDAARHANGVVEVELYNASAPQGSLKALNLSSAVYTNGTTVHLDSRGFPYSYGTCGNVYCHSYTDWTTPGGVLTPYTSSTRLPTNLVVTTHYKTVAWGGPALGCAGCHANPPTTSAPTNAGGSGNSHSWIDASGYENLHNYNHSWQPISCTYCHYGTVTAVNSWTRTAKDVATLSDVPIANHAKHVNGIKDVTFNSARLFNYSTSSYGVVSINLGTSGYEPTTQTCTNVTCHMPLNSACGGQTSVKWGIPYRYSSSECYRCHQYGTVCP
- a CDS encoding ATP-binding cassette domain-containing protein, whose product is MALLTMRNISLAFGGPPLLDGVTLQLDAGDRLCLLGRNGSGKSTLMKLISGELSPEAGEIVRQQGLKVALVSQEVPQGLDGTVFDVVAAGMGDATSLLAEYHHVSHCLATDGDEGLLERLAELQKRLEESGGWRLHQEVERILGRLSLDPEAPFATLSGGTKRRVLLARALVAAPDILLLDEPTNHLDIDTIVWLEEFLVRQVTTFLFVTHDRAFARRLANRIAELDRGRLYAFSCGYDAFVEKREELLAAEVTRQALFDKKLAQEEVWVRQGIKARRTRNEGRVRALKRMREERLQRRERQGAVKMQLQEAERSGRLVVEAEGASFAYDGRPIIDSLTTTIVRGDRVGIIGPNGSGKTTLLRLLLGELAPQQGEVRLGSRREVIYFDQMREQLDPDKSVQENVGEGNDTLVVGGKPRHIIGYLQDFLFTPERARSPVRILSGGERNRLLLAKLFTRPSNVLVMDEPTNDLDAETLELLEDLLLEYSGTLLLVSHDREFLNNVVTSTLVMGGGGTVREYVGGYDDWLRQAAAEPALIPATTAEGVKKPGTEKSERPAKAADRPRKLTFKEERELEGLPDRIAALEEEQEGLHRTLADPAFYRTAGNEVATLNARLATVEEELAAVYQRWEELESLRG
- a CDS encoding OmpH family outer membrane protein, coding for MSHMLSFVRISVAAACLSALPLLAVAAPASGPLPAASPAAEVAPAVAPAVTPAPATELKEVVTPAPAPRFRIGVVDIVRVGKESEEGKAIQVKLMERLDKFKAQLAAKQKQLEKQKAAIEAKLSSLLPEQRAAKGREFEKKVEAFRKQAQSGEKELMKVQEEMTTKLLKKIEQAAAAYGTKAGYAAIVVKKDLLYQSGSVESVDVTEELIGQVNGIKEGN
- a CDS encoding CDP-diacylglycerol--glycerol-3-phosphate 3-phosphatidyltransferase, with protein sequence MLVAGATASWRGVSSVNIPNLLTILRILLVPVIILLILRDRYQAAMWLLLGAGVTDALDGFIARRFNQLTHLGAILDPLADKTLVVATFLVLAGTGLVPWWLAAAVVLRDLVILCGAAAWYRKAGCLEIDPSWLSKANTFCQISLLYLVIGAHAGVTAIIPWLPLFFSFTFSTTLFSGLHYVVIWGRRAQRL
- a CDS encoding DUF4070 domain-containing protein → MNVLLVYPRYPDTFWSFRHALRFLDKSAAFPPLGLLTVAALFPAGWPARLVDLNVRLLADDDILWADLVMVSAMTIQQESARQVLDRCRQLGVRAVAGGPLFTTAPADFPEADHLVLGEAELSLAPFLADLQAGVARRLYAAKGWAELKETPVPRWDLIDPRDYAAMNIQYSRGCPFDCEFCDITQLFGRVPRTKTRQQLLDELEALYRRGWRGGVFFVDDNFIGDRQKLKQETLPALIAWMEERRQPFSFFTEASINLADDAELLELMVRAGFEEVFIGIETPHDEGLAETGKAQNRNRDLIASIRRIQRAGLQVQGGFIVGFDSDPPSIFERQIRFIQESGIVTAMVGMLTALRGTRLHRRLAEEGRLLHDASGNNTAIALNFVPRMRVDDLVDGYRTILSTIYAPKNYYRRLRTFLSEYRPLKRERHSLKASQVRALIASMVMLGLVGRERFQYWKLFFWSLVRRPRLFPLAITLAIYGFHFRKITEQIECTGMFEKNSCLE
- a CDS encoding aminotransferase class V-fold PLP-dependent enzyme, yielding METPLIRNQFASDNYAGICAEAWEAMAAANQGYATSYGDDPWTERACRLIRDLFETDCEVFFVFNGTAANSLALASLCHSYNSIICHEMAHVETDECGASEFFSNGTKVLLVPGAGGKVDLDAVEHTVKRRTDIHYPKPRVLSITQATELGTVYSVDELQKVGELARRLSLRVHMDGARFANAVATLGVHPREISWQAGVDVLCFGGAKNGMALGEAVIFFNRELAAEFDYRCKQAGQLASKMRFLAAPWIGMLESGAWLRNAAHANRCARLLEQGIAGLPGIRVMFPGQTNSVFLEMPERVVTELRAKGWHFYTFIGSGGARFMCSWETTEEDVAALVADIRGLAG